From Pseudonocardia autotrophica, one genomic window encodes:
- a CDS encoding NmrA/HSCARG family protein produces the protein MTDSILVLGATGGQGGAVVRALRERGAAIRALVRRPDSPRARALARNGVELVAGDLSDPFAVRAAMDGVSAAFAVTTPFESGTDAEVAQGRAIIAGAVDARLPHLVFSSVAGADAGTGVPHFESKNVIEAELRASGLRHGVVAPTYFFDNALGGRDELLAGMLRLPIAADHPLQQLDRADLAAVAAIGLTEPDRLAGRRIEVAGDAPTPTEMAEVFTRVLGRDVRHLQHDLALIGDPDMHAMWTFLAGDGYQADPVALRAGFPEISWTRFADWAERTLSPR, from the coding sequence ATGACTGATTCGATCCTGGTGCTGGGAGCGACCGGGGGTCAAGGCGGCGCCGTCGTCCGTGCCCTGCGCGAACGCGGGGCCGCGATCCGCGCACTGGTACGTCGCCCGGACTCGCCGCGCGCACGGGCGCTGGCCCGCAACGGCGTCGAGCTCGTCGCGGGCGACCTGTCCGACCCGTTCGCGGTGCGCGCCGCGATGGACGGAGTCAGCGCGGCCTTCGCCGTCACCACCCCGTTCGAGTCGGGCACCGACGCCGAGGTCGCCCAGGGCCGGGCGATCATCGCCGGGGCCGTCGACGCCCGGCTCCCGCACCTGGTGTTCAGCTCGGTCGCCGGGGCCGACGCGGGCACCGGCGTCCCGCACTTCGAGAGCAAGAACGTGATCGAGGCCGAGCTGCGCGCGTCCGGGCTGCGGCACGGAGTCGTGGCCCCGACCTACTTCTTCGACAACGCTCTCGGCGGCCGCGACGAGCTGCTCGCCGGGATGCTGCGGCTGCCGATCGCCGCCGACCACCCGCTGCAGCAGCTCGATCGCGCCGATCTCGCCGCCGTCGCCGCGATCGGGCTCACCGAGCCCGATCGGCTGGCCGGGCGGCGGATCGAGGTGGCAGGCGACGCACCGACGCCCACCGAGATGGCCGAGGTGTTCACCCGGGTCCTCGGGCGGGATGTCCGCCACCTCCAGCACGATCTGGCTCTGATCGGCGACCCCGACATGCACGCGATGTGGACGTTCCTCGCCGGGGACGGCTACCAGGCCGACCCGGTCGCGTTGCGGGCCGGGTTCCCCGAGATCAGCTGGACGCGGTTCGCCGACTGGGCCGAGCGGACGCTGTCCCCGAGGTGA